The genomic DNA GTAGTAGTAGTAGTAGTAGTAGTAGTAGTAGTAGTAGTAGTAGTAGTAGTAGTAGTAGTAGTAGTAGTAGTAGTAGTAGTAGTAGTAGTAGTAGTAGTAGTAGTAGTAGTAGTAGTAGTAGTAGTAAGAAAAAAAGAAAAAAATTCCATCTCGTCATAAGCAATGATCTCACGAAATTATTTCGTTGGAAGTTACCCGTTGATGAATATTTTTAAACACGAAAAATCTAAAATAATTCCTTTCCGTGCTGTTCACGTCTGCTCCGTGATGTTTTCTCCGTGAAAGCTCCGTGTTTTCTGTTTTTCCGTGGGCGGAGCTGCATGCGGCCAAGGCATCCCATCTCACCACAAACCGAATATGTTATATGACAACACGTGTCACTCTTATAGTATGATTCTTGGATTACCTGACATCACCGTCTACACCGTTGGCGGAACAATAGTTGTCGTCTTTATCCTCCTCATCGTCTGGGGCCTCACCTTCCCCAAAGGAGAGGAGGAATAACCCATGGCCCTTGCTCAGGAAAGCACATTCATCACCCTCGCCTTAATCGTCGTCTACTTTGTCGTACTGCTTGGTATCGGCATCTGGGCCTCCAAAAAGATCAAAAACTCTGAAGACTACATGCTCGCCGGACGAAGCCTCGGCTTCTGGCTCTTCACCCTCTTAATCGTCTGCTCCATATGCAGTGGAATGACGCTCGTCGGCAGCAGCGGATTTGGCTACACCTCAGGCTGGCCCGGCATCTGGGAACAGATCTTCGTTCCCCTCGCAGCAGTCTTCTGTATCATCTTCTTTGGATCCAAACTCAATAAAGTCGGCAGAGAAAAAGGATGCATGACCATCGAAGACTACTTCGCCGTCAGGTATGAAAACAATCGCGAACTTCGAGCACTCTCTGCACTTGCAAGCATCGCCGTCAGTCTCGTCTACCTCGTCGGTCAGTACACCGCCATCAGCATCGTACTTATCTGGGTGTTCGGCATCGAACACTGGCAGGCACTCCTCATCTCAGGAATAATCATCACCGTCTACACCGTGATCGGCGGACTTTACGCAGTATCATGGACCGGACTCGTGCAGGGACTCATCCTCATCTTCGGTGTTCTTCTCGTCTCCCCGTTCATTCTCAGCTACGCAGGCGGTCTCGAACACATTAATACTGTGCTTGCATCGATCGACCCGAACCTTGTCATGCCGGCATTCCCGAGTGCTTATGCCTCGTACGCCTACTGTACGCCTGAGTTCTTGTTCTCGTTTGGAATTTTATTGATAGTTGGACTTGCCTGTGCTCCCCACATCATGTCCAACGTCTTTGCCGCGAAAAAGGTCTCCTACTTCAAGTGGTCGCCGCTTGTCGCGTTCGGCATCTACCTTGTCATCATGTTCTTAGTCAAACTCTCCGGCATGGGAGTTCGTGTCATGGCAGAGGACGGAAAACTTGACATGATCACATCAGCCAATGCTCAGGACTTCGCTCTGATGTACGGCATTCAGGCAGCAGCCCCGAGCATCTTCATCACCGGATTGTTCGCGGTCATCGTTCTTTCCGCAGTCATGTCAACAACCGACCGACTGATGCTCACGGTTGGAACAGAGTTCTCCTGGAACATCTTCAAGACTATGCTCAAACCCAAGGCAAGTGAGAAACAGGTGGTCCTCGTCAGCCAGATTTGTGTGCTGATCGCAGCAGTTGTCTCCCTGATTCTTGCAATCAATCCGCCGGAGATGCTTGCCTTCCTGATCTGGGTTGGAATCGGTCTGATGCTCTGCTCGTTTGCAGTTCCGCTTCTCGCAGGACTCTACTGGAGACGTGCAACCGCTGCCGGAGCGATCGCGAGTATGGCTGTTGGTCTTGTTTCCGCAGTCGGTCTTGGCTACTACTATCAGTTTGTCGAGAAGCTGCCGATGCACTTCTCGATTTATGCACTGGCTCTCTCGATTATTACGATGGTTGTCGTGAGTTTTATGACCAAGAAAAATTCGGACGAGGCTCTCAACGATACCTATACCGGCCCGTTCCTGCACCCGAGAAAACTTACCAAATAACTTTTTTTAGTTCGATCAAATATCTTATGTCATTTCAGGTAAGAGTGTTTACCAATGATTCTCGGTCTCCCTGACATTACTGTCATCGCTGTTGGTGGAACCATTGTTGTCGTGTTTATCCTTCTCATCATCTGGGGTCTGACGTTTCCAAAGACTGAGGAGTGAGAAACTTTTCCTGCGTTTTTCTTTTTGTTCCCAGCCTCGGCGGCATCAATCCAATAGGACATATATGCAAGGACTGAACAAATATATAAGGAATTTTCATGACGCGGGTTGTAATCTCAGTTGGAGGATCGGTTCTGGTACCGACACTTGACACCCATCGGCTGATGGAGTGGGCAGACGCACTCAAAAAACTGGTCAAAGCCGATCATCAGGTATTTGCCGTTGTGGGCGGGGGTGGGGAAGCCCGCAGATATATCAACGTGTGTCGTGACATCGGGCTTGACGAGGCATCTGCTGACGAGTTCGGCATTTTAATCACCCGCATTAATGCAAGACTTCTCATCTCGGCTCTTGGCGAGTATGCATATCCGAGAGTTGCCGAGTCCTATATGGAAGCAAAAGAGTTTGCCCTGACCGGCAAGATTGTGGTGATGGGCGGCGTTACTCCAGGGCAGACTACTGATGCGGTCGCCGCATGTCTTGCGGAAGAGACCAAATCATCGATGATGATCAACATGACCGCCATTGACGGCATCTACTCTGCCGACCCGAAGAAAGATCCGTGCGCCGCCAAGTACGATACGCTCAGCCCGCAGGGACTGATCGATCTGATCATGAAAGAGAAACTCTGTGCCGGCAGCAACATGGTGATCGATCTGGTCGCTGCAAAAATAACCGAACGCTCCGGCATCCCACTCGTCGTCATCGACGGCCGCGACCCGTCACTCATCTGTCAGGCATTACTCGACGGATGTTTCTCGGGTACGATTGTCGGTGACAAAGTTGTCACCTTCCCGCTCTAACCTTTTTTGTAAATATTTTTTCCGTAGAAAAATATCATGTGAATAATATTTTTTGTATTTTGCTTTGCATGATGTTTCGTTTTTCTCTCATTATGATTCCATGCTCAATACATTTATCTTCGTTACTGTGCATAAGTAGCAGTACGAAAAATCGGTTTGACAAATAAAATCTGTTTCCGATGCAAGAGGAAGTATGCATGCATAATCCCAAACGACTCCTTCTCACTATTTTTATCGTGATTCTCATCCTCACCGCTCCGGCATGGATGTATTTTGGTCCATATGCTGTCCTCAGTTACTTCAATGGAGAAAAGCTCTATACTGTTTCAATCACCGGACTCGAAGATGCCAATATCACTGAGCAGGTAGAAATTCTTGTCCCGCTTCCGCAGATGCGCAACGAGTCAATGTTTCCGGACAGCATATACTCTCAGCAGTTTGACGGCTGGACATCTGAAGTTCGGACGACAGATAACGGTACTGTGTTGGCATTTCGATCAACATCCCTGCCGGTGAAAAATCTTGATGCAGCATTTCATCAGTCACACATCATTTCAGAATCCCTGCCCGACCTGCGTGGTTATACTCCTCCGCTTTCGATGCCGCCCGAGTTGGTGATGATTACCGGAGTTACCATAACTCCTGAGATAGAGAATGTTTCACTCAATCTTCTCCTCATTGCCAGTGTGAAAAAGACCACCGCCCATCTCCTGATTCCCTATGGCATAACCTATATCACCAAATGCCAAACAGAAGTATCCGGAGGATCAGTTGCAGAACCTATTCTTCTGACTCCTGTCAGTTGGGCCATTCCCTGGGATGTCAGCCCGTCTCTGCTTTATAATCCGCTATTTGTAGCCGATTTTCCAAGGCATCTGTCTTCTGGAAGATTCTTTGATTTAGATAATGAGAGGGGAATGGAGAACTTTTTCGAGAGCCGAACTCAGGTATGAAAAAAAATTATCCAATCGAAAAAAGATCATCACTGTTGGCGACAATCACTATCTTGTAAAAAACATCTGGACACAATTCCTGTTTCGTGTGGTTCGTGTTTCAAAAAATCTCAAAGCAGTACCACGTTGAAAAATAACTCTTCCGAGGTCGTACGTCACTTCACAGAATCACACCGCGTAACTCCTATTGAAAAAATTACTCCAAACAGATCTAAACGAAAAAAAAGAGGTGGAAGAGGAGTCACTCACTCCCCATCTTCAGCGAGCCAGGCCTTGTACTCCTCTTCGCTCGGCTTCCAGGAAGGCTTCTTCAGCTTCCGCAGAATCATCGGCGGCAGGAGAATAATTGCCAGAACTGCTACCAGCATACTGACCACATACATGATCGTCTCGTCCAGTCCGAACGCCGCACCATTTGTCTCCGGCAGAAGTCCGACCACGAAGGCAAAGACCAGTGTCACAAGAGCAACACCGCCCACAAGCCACATACCGAACTTTCCTCCCGGAAGTTTGTACGGACGCTCAACATCAGGCTTGGTCCTCCGCAGCTTAATGAACGCTGCGAACAGGAACATGTACATCACTCCGTTAATCAGTGAAGTCATAGCCGTTAAGACCCAGTATCCCTGATTAATCGAGGGGATTGCAATCATTGCGATCGCAAAGATTGAGGAAATAATTGCCTGGACAACCAGTACACCGGTCGGCATACCGTGCTTGTTCACCTTGCGGAAGATTGGCGGAAGATCGCCCGTCATTGCCGCTGGCTGAAGACCTTTTGCAGGACCGACAACCCAGGTAGACAGCTGAGCGATAACACCAATCGCGATCATAATCGAGACAGGGACAATCAGCCACTCAATATTGAACGCGGTGAACATCGCGAGGAACGTCTGCACAATACCTGCATTCAGGCTTACATCGGTCATCGGAATAACAACACCGACCGCAAGCGTACCAAGAATGGACATGATACAGATAATTGCTGCTGCAATAAACATTGCAATCGGATAATCACGCTTCGGATTCTCAGTTTCGCGTGCATGATATCCGGCCATTTCCATACCGGCAAACATCAGAACAAGACTTGCCGCAAAGGTCACCGTACTCATGTTCATCGAAGGCAGCATATTCTCTACCGTCGGCATACCAAGAGCGTTCGGATTGCCGAGTGCAAGCCAGACAATCATCAGCACCACAATGATGCCGATAGGAATCAGCGAACCAAAGAAGGTACCAACCGTTGACAGCGTGGTTGAGCTTCTCGCTGTGCTGACGAAGTTAAACAGAGTAACTCCCCAGAAACAGGCGAGCATCACAATTGCCATGTAGAGATGGTTGTCGCCAAGGTAGGGTGCGAGAATCGCGTACGCCAGCGTTGCCGCAAAGAAGGACACGACCGTTGGGAACCATACCAGATTGTTCACCCAGGAACACCAGATAGTAATAAAACTACCATCTCCCGGGTATGCCTCCTTAACCCAGGCGTAAATACCACCGGCTTTCGGCCAGGTAGAGGCAAGTTCAGCAGCAACGAGAGCTGTTGGAATCAGGAAACATACGGTAAACAGCACATACCAGAAGATCATGCTCCATCCTTCCATTGCCATCGTCGGGAAGTTCCTCAGACTCAGAACTGCCGCGACGTTGATCATGGCAAGGGAGATGACGCCAAGCTTCTTGTTGGTGCTTAATTTTTTCGCCGAGGCACCGGATGCGGTGCCTGCGGCGGAAGGTGAATCAGCCATAATTCAGTTACTCCTTTAAACAGTAGATGTAATACGTTCCATCAATTGCCTCTACTCCATGAGTGTCATGGGCAAATCCGGGGAACTTGCGGTCAAACTCCTGCAGGGTCTTCAGGTACATCAGAATCGGACCATCAGCTTTTCCTGCATTTTCTCCGGGCATCAGCATGGGAATTCCCGGCGGATACGGAACAACTCCGGTTGCAACAACACGGTTTGCCATTTTATCGACCGGCAGCTGTTCGACCTGGGACTTGACAATATAACGGTGGGCATCTGCCGGCGTCATAACCGGAGTCGGCATAACCGCACATGCTTCGTTCGCAAGCTGGGTCTGACGGGTGGATTTGATCTGTTCATGCATCTCTTTTGCGAGACTCTTCAGCGTCATGCCGCCGTAGCGTTCCGGATGGGATTTGACCAGGTCCGGCAGGACAACTTCGAGTGGCGTGTCTGCATCGAACAGACGCTTGAAGTCGAAGAGTGCCGACATAAGGGTTCCCCACTTTCCTTTGGTGACTCCCATCGAGAACAGGAACAGAATATTGTAGTCGCCGGACTTTTCGTTGATGATTCCCCTCGTGTCAAGGTAGGCGAGCACAACTGCTGCCGGAATACCAAACTCTGCATGGGTTCCGTCATCATTCATTCCTGGTGTCAGGATGGTGACTTTGATCGGGTCAAGCATTGCCCAGTTCTCGGACATCTCCGGGAAACCGTGCCAGGCATCTCCGGGTTTGAGTGTCCAGCAGCTCGGGGTTCGTGCGAGGACTTCGGGGTCTGCTGCTTCGAACGCGACCTTCTTGCCTCCGGGCATAGTGACCGTCTCTGGCTGCCATGCCTTGAACCACCAGTTGCCTGCTTTGCAGATGCCGAGTTCGCCGCAGGCCCGTGCCATCATCTGACGGAACCTGACTGCTTCATCGATTGCTTCCTGCATGAGTGCGTCGCCGCCCATGTCCATCATCTTGGAGGAGACGTCGAGGGATGCGATGATGCTGTACTGCGGAGAGGTGGATGCATGCATCATGAACGACTCGTTGAAGAGTGCGTGTTCGAGCGGCTGCTTTCCGTTCTTGATATGGATCATCGATGCCTGCGAGAGTGCGGCAAGCAGTTTGTGCGTG from Methanorbis rubei includes the following:
- a CDS encoding sodium:solute symporter family protein, with the protein product MALAQESTFITLALIVVYFVVLLGIGIWASKKIKNSEDYMLAGRSLGFWLFTLLIVCSICSGMTLVGSSGFGYTSGWPGIWEQIFVPLAAVFCIIFFGSKLNKVGREKGCMTIEDYFAVRYENNRELRALSALASIAVSLVYLVGQYTAISIVLIWVFGIEHWQALLISGIIITVYTVIGGLYAVSWTGLVQGLILIFGVLLVSPFILSYAGGLEHINTVLASIDPNLVMPAFPSAYASYAYCTPEFLFSFGILLIVGLACAPHIMSNVFAAKKVSYFKWSPLVAFGIYLVIMFLVKLSGMGVRVMAEDGKLDMITSANAQDFALMYGIQAAAPSIFITGLFAVIVLSAVMSTTDRLMLTVGTEFSWNIFKTMLKPKASEKQVVLVSQICVLIAAVVSLILAINPPEMLAFLIWVGIGLMLCSFAVPLLAGLYWRRATAAGAIASMAVGLVSAVGLGYYYQFVEKLPMHFSIYALALSIITMVVVSFMTKKNSDEALNDTYTGPFLHPRKLTK
- the pyrH gene encoding UMP kinase produces the protein MTRVVISVGGSVLVPTLDTHRLMEWADALKKLVKADHQVFAVVGGGGEARRYINVCRDIGLDEASADEFGILITRINARLLISALGEYAYPRVAESYMEAKEFALTGKIVVMGGVTPGQTTDAVAACLAEETKSSMMINMTAIDGIYSADPKKDPCAAKYDTLSPQGLIDLIMKEKLCAGSNMVIDLVAAKITERSGIPLVVIDGRDPSLICQALLDGCFSGTIVGDKVVTFPL
- a CDS encoding amino acid permease, producing MADSPSAAGTASGASAKKLSTNKKLGVISLAMINVAAVLSLRNFPTMAMEGWSMIFWYVLFTVCFLIPTALVAAELASTWPKAGGIYAWVKEAYPGDGSFITIWCSWVNNLVWFPTVVSFFAATLAYAILAPYLGDNHLYMAIVMLACFWGVTLFNFVSTARSSTTLSTVGTFFGSLIPIGIIVVLMIVWLALGNPNALGMPTVENMLPSMNMSTVTFAASLVLMFAGMEMAGYHARETENPKRDYPIAMFIAAAIICIMSILGTLAVGVVIPMTDVSLNAGIVQTFLAMFTAFNIEWLIVPVSIMIAIGVIAQLSTWVVGPAKGLQPAAMTGDLPPIFRKVNKHGMPTGVLVVQAIISSIFAIAMIAIPSINQGYWVLTAMTSLINGVMYMFLFAAFIKLRRTKPDVERPYKLPGGKFGMWLVGGVALVTLVFAFVVGLLPETNGAAFGLDETIMYVVSMLVAVLAIILLPPMILRKLKKPSWKPSEEEYKAWLAEDGE